The DNA sequence ACCCGGAGGCGACGTACCTCATGTGGCTGGACTTCTCTGACACGGCTATCGGCCACCTTGAGCGCCCGGCCATCTGGCTGCGCGAGCACGCCCGCGTCGCATTCAACGATGGTCTGTACTTCGGTGACGGTGGCTTGCACCACGCCCGACTGAACTTTGGCACGTCCCGGGAAATCCTGGAGGAAACTGTCAGCCGCATGGAGCAGGCAATGGTGCGAGCATTCGCGAGCTCGCCTTCCGAATAATAGTCGCCCCAAGGGCCCGGTGACCTGCCGGAACGACAAAGGGCTGCACTCTTCATTCAAACTACCTACGCTTGAATCTATGAGTGAAGACACCACCACTGATGTCCAGACCGGCTTCACCGGCGCCTCCGATGCTACGGAGTCCTCGCAACCCGGTTTGGCTACCGGTCCGCTGGCGGATACGGACACCGCCCCCTCCGCCACTCGGCCGGAAACGAATGCCCAGGGCTACATCGTGGAGTCGAAGTCGCAGGACTTCGAAACTCCAGCTCCCGCTCCCGGTGACAACCCGTGGGAGCGCCCGGACCGCGAGTGGTTCAAGGACGCGGTGTTCTACGAAGTCCTGGTCCGCGCGTTCTACGACCCGGAGAATACGGGTTCGGGTTCCCTGCGGGGCGTGACGGAGAAGTTGGACTATTTGCAGTGGCTGGGCATCGATTGCCTGTGGCTTCCGCCGTTCTATGATTCTCCGCTCAAGGACGGCGGCTATGACATTCGTAACTTCCGCGAGGTGCTGCCGGAGTTTGGCACGGTGGATGATTTCGTCGAGTTGATCGACCACGCTCACAAGCGCGGCATCCGCGTGATCACGGACTTGGTCATGAACCACACTTCGGATCAGCACGCCTGGTTCCAGGAATCTCGCCGTGACCCGGAGGGCCCCTACGGTGACTTCTATGTGTGGTCCGATGATCCGACCGAGTACTCCGATGCCCGCATCATCTTCATTGACACCGAGGAGTCCAACTGGACGTATGACCCGGTGCGCAAGCAGTACTTCTGGCATCGTTTCTTCTCCCACCAGCCTGACCTCAACTACGATCATCCGCCGGTGCGCGCGGCCATGCTTGATGTCATGCGCTTCTGGTTGGACTTGGGCCTGGATGGCTTCCGCCTCGACGCGGTCCCCTATCTCTTCGAGCGGGAGGGAACGAACTGTGAGAACTTGCCGGAGACGCATGAGTTTTTGAAGCAGGTCCGCGGGGTTATTGATGATGAGTACCCGGGCCGAGTGCTGCTCGCCGAGGCCAACCAGCTGCCCAATGATGTCGTCGAGTACTTCGGTGAGCCGGAGTTCGGCGATGAGTGCCACATGGCTTTCCACTTCCCCGTGATGCCGCGCATCTTCATGGGTGTGCACCAGCAGTCGCGGACCCCGATCTCGGAGATCTTGGCGGATACCCCCGCGATCCCGAAGACCGCTCAGTGGGGCATCTTCCTGCGTAACCACGACGAGTTGACCCTCGAGATGGTCACCGACGAGGAACGCGCCTACATGTACAAGCATTTTGCTAAGGATCCGCGCATGAAGGCGAACGTGGGTATTCGCCGCCGCCTGACTCCGCTGCTCAATGGTGATCGCAACAAGCTGGAGCTGTTCACGGCGCTGCTGCTGTCGCTGCCGGGTTCGCCGGTGCTCTACTACGGCGATGAGATCGGTATGGGCGACAACATTTGGCTCTATGACCGCGATGGGGTGCGCACCCCGATGCAGTGGTCAAGCGACCGCAATGGTGGTTTTTCCAAGGCTGATCCGGAGCGTCTTTACTTGCCGGCGATCCAGAATGATCAGTACGGGTACGCCACTGTCAACGTCGAGACGCAGATGAAGCGGGATAATTCGCTGCTGCAGTGGACGCGCGCGCAGATTCACATCCGCCAGCAGTACCACGCTTTCGGGCGTGGCTCGTACACGGAGGTCGATTGCCCCAACGATGCGGTGTTGACCTTCATCCGTGAATATCGCGGCGAGCGCATCCTGTGCGTGAACAATCTTTCTGATCGCCCGCAGGCCGTGTCGCTGGATTTGGCGCAGTACGCCGGTGTCACCCCGCGCGAGCTGTCGGGCGGCGAGATGTTCCCGCCGATCAGCGAGCATCCGTGGGTGGTCACGTTGCCGCCGCATGGCTTCTTCTGGTTTGACTTGTCCGAGGAGGAATAGTGGAAAATCTCATCCGGATGCTGGAGGGCGCCCGCTTCTACGGCGCGAAATCCGAGCCGATCGATTCCATCGATGTCGTCCGTGAGGCCACCATCGCTAATGGTTGGCGGTTGCAGGTGGTGCGCGTCCATCACGGTGGCACGAGCGATTTGTATCAGGTGCTTATCGACGCCGCTGATAACGACGTCTTCCACCTGCCCGAGGTCATTGGCACCTACGGTGCCGCCCTCACGGGCGGTGCTCCCGCTGGGTTCGGTGTGCTCCACGGCAGCGCCCCCGGGCTGGATGGCGGTGGCCGGGCGATCAGCGGCGAGCAGTCCAATACGTCGCTGATCTTTGGCGAGAACGCGATGGTGAAGGTCTTCCGCCACCTGGAGGCGGGCCAGAACCCGGACGTGGAGTTACTGTCGCAGATCCCGGATTCGCCGCACGTGGCTGCGGTGCGCGGCTGGGTGACTGAGAACATCGATGGCGAGGATCACACGTTGGCGATGATCCAGGATTTCATCCCCGACGCCGATGATGGGTGGCGCTACGCCCTTGGTTTCTCCGCTCTTGGTGCCCATTTCGGGCCCGAGGCGTCTCTCCTCGGGGAGGCTACTCGCGCGGTGCACGAGGCCCTCGCTCACGCGCTGCCCACGCAGTCTGTGCCGTTGGCGAGCGTGGTGTCGACCCTCGAAGACCACCTCGACCACATGATCACCCGCGCCCCGGTCCTCGCCGAGCATGAGGATTCTGTCCGTGAGGTCTACCGTCTACTCTCCGACGGTGATGGTGACGGTGCGGAGCAGACCATCCAGCGCATCCACGGTGACCTCCACTTGGGCCAGGTGTTGCGAAACCAGGACACCTACGTGCTCATCGATTTCGAGGGGGAGCCGGCGCGTCCGCTGGCGGAGCGTCGCCTTCCGGATTCCCCGCTCCGTGACGTCGCCGGGGTGATTCGTTCCTTCGACTACGCGGCGCACTTCCCGGCCCGAAGTGGCCAAGGCGCGGGCCCGGCCGATCCCGCAGCGTGGGCGGCCGAGGCAACGGAGGCCTTCTTGCAGGGCTATCAGCTTTCCCCGTCGTCCCTGCTCGATGCGTACGTCTTGGATAAGGCTCTGTACGAGGTGGTCTACGAGTCCAACAACCGCCCAGATTGGGTGGATATCCCGCTGGATGCGGTGCGTCGCTTGCTTAATCCTTAGCGCACCTCGGTTGTGCTTCTGGCCGAAAGTGCGGGTAACGTGGGAAAACGTTTCCGTTTTCTGTTGCCTGACCACACCGCGCGAGGACCCCTGAAGAGATGTCGAAGAAAAAGCCCCTGTTGACCATCGCTGTCACAGCGCTCATGTTGTTTTCCATGTTCTTCGGAGCGGGCAACCTCATCTTCCCACCGATGTTGGGAGTGGAGGCGGGCACGAGCTTCACCCCGGCGATCATCGGCTTCCTCAGCACCGGCGTTCTGCTGCCGATCTTGGCGATCGTGGCCATCGCCATCTCCGGCAACGATATGCGCGACCTCGCCTCCCGCGGTGGCGTGTTCTTCGGCGTGGTGTTTTCCGTCGTGGCATACCTGTCCATCGGCGCGTTTTATGCGCTACCCCGGACCGGTGCGGTCTCCTTCGAGACCGCTTTTCAGCCGCTGACCGGCTGGGATACGCTGACCGCGTCGGCGGCTTTTAACTTCTGTTTTTTCGGTGTGGCGTTGCTGCTGGCGTGGAACCCGACGGCGATCGTCGATAATTTGGGTAAGGTCCTCACCCCGGTCCTGCTGGCCCTGCTGCTCGTGCTCGTGGTCATCGCGCTGCGCACCTTCGATGGCGTCGCCGGAGCTCCGGCGGAGAAGTACGCCGATGCGCCGCTGGCGGCCGGGCTGTTGGAGGGCTACCTCACGATGGATTCCATCGCGTCGCTGGCGTTCGGCATCATCGTCATCTCCACGCTCAAACACAGCAGCTTCCCCACCGGTTCGGCGCTGGTCCGCGGCACGATCCTCGCCGGAGTTGGCGCGGGGGCGATCCTCGGCGTCATCTACGTCGCCCTCGGCTACATCGGCCAGATCATCCCCGACCCCAGCCGCTACGACAATGGGGCCGGGCTGCTTGCCGACGCCGCGCATCTAGCCATGGGCTTTCCCGGACAGCTCGTCTTCGGCCTCATCGTCCTCCTCGCCTGCCTGAGCACCGCGGTGGGCCTCATCGCCGCGACGAGCGAGTTTTTCACCTCGCTCCTGCCGCGCGTGTCCTACAAGATGTGGGCCGTCATCTTCGCCGTCATGTCCTTCGCCATGGCGACGATGGGCTTGGACACCGTCCTCGCCATCGCGGCCCCCATCATCGGTTTCATTTACCCGCCGGCGATCACGCTCATCTTTGTCACGCTCATCGAGCCCCTCGCGCGCCGGTGGGTCACCTTCCACTGGGCTTTCCGCCTGGCCATTTGGGTCTCCGTCGTGTGGTCCGCCCTGATTACCTTTGATGGCTTGGGCTGGGGCAGCTCGATCATTGATCCGCTCATTTCCTGGGCCCCGCTCCACGATGTCACCCTCGGCTGGGTGCTGCCGACACTGGCCGCCTTCCTCGTGGGTGTCGGCATCGATGCGGTGGCGCGCCGCCGGCTTCATGCAGCTAGCACGGCCTGAAATATTGACACCGTCCGTGGCGTTGCACTGAGGTAGCAACGTCAGCGTAAACGGAAGGTTTTCCATGTCAGCCCCCTTGCCCCTCTCTCTCATCGACTTCTGCCTCATTTACTCCGACGAGACCCCGGCGTCTGCCATGTCCCGGTCGGTGGCCTTGGCGCAGCGGGCAGAGCAGTTGGGGTATTCCCGCATCTGGTACTCCGAGCACCACAACATGCCGCAGATCGCTTCCGCGGCACCGGCCGTGCTCATATCTCACATCGGGGCGAAGACGGAGAAGATTCGCCTCGGTGCCGGCGGCGTCATGCTGCCCAACCATTCGCCTTATGTCATCGCGGAGCAGTTTGGCACCCTCGCCGAGCTCTATCCCAACCGCATCGACCTCGGTCTAGGCCGCGCGCCTGGCACCGATATGACCACCTTGGGCCGGGCTCTGCGCCGGGACCCGCGAGCCGCGGAGACCTTCCCACAGGATGTCATGGAACTTAATGGCTACCTGCGCGGGGAATCCACCATCCCGGGGGTCGCCGCCACTCCGGGCGCGAACACCAACGTGCCGTTGTACATCTTGGGTTCCTCGATGTTCGGTGCTTCCCTCGCTGCCAACCTTGGTCTGCCCTACTCCTTTGCCTCGCACTTCTCGCCGCAGCAGCTTACGCAGGCCGTGGCCTACTACCGGGAGAACTTCCAGCCCTCGGAGGAGCTCAACGAGCCCTATGTCATCGCCGCGGTCAACGTCACGGCCGCCGACACGACGGAGGACGCTGAGCGCCAGCTACAAGGCGTG is a window from the Corynebacterium testudinoris genome containing:
- a CDS encoding LLM class flavin-dependent oxidoreductase; protein product: MSAPLPLSLIDFCLIYSDETPASAMSRSVALAQRAEQLGYSRIWYSEHHNMPQIASAAPAVLISHIGAKTEKIRLGAGGVMLPNHSPYVIAEQFGTLAELYPNRIDLGLGRAPGTDMTTLGRALRRDPRAAETFPQDVMELNGYLRGESTIPGVAATPGANTNVPLYILGSSMFGASLAANLGLPYSFASHFSPQQLTQAVAYYRENFQPSEELNEPYVIAAVNVTAADTTEDAERQLQGVYRNRVRSQLAKGRQLTDAQADALLASHQGQQIAGMLHYNAVGDRAQVRSYLESFAELAQADELMISLQNTSNDENLRALDLLAEAWELDPAHVAGAPGQRG
- the treS gene encoding maltose alpha-D-glucosyltransferase yields the protein MSEDTTTDVQTGFTGASDATESSQPGLATGPLADTDTAPSATRPETNAQGYIVESKSQDFETPAPAPGDNPWERPDREWFKDAVFYEVLVRAFYDPENTGSGSLRGVTEKLDYLQWLGIDCLWLPPFYDSPLKDGGYDIRNFREVLPEFGTVDDFVELIDHAHKRGIRVITDLVMNHTSDQHAWFQESRRDPEGPYGDFYVWSDDPTEYSDARIIFIDTEESNWTYDPVRKQYFWHRFFSHQPDLNYDHPPVRAAMLDVMRFWLDLGLDGFRLDAVPYLFEREGTNCENLPETHEFLKQVRGVIDDEYPGRVLLAEANQLPNDVVEYFGEPEFGDECHMAFHFPVMPRIFMGVHQQSRTPISEILADTPAIPKTAQWGIFLRNHDELTLEMVTDEERAYMYKHFAKDPRMKANVGIRRRLTPLLNGDRNKLELFTALLLSLPGSPVLYYGDEIGMGDNIWLYDRDGVRTPMQWSSDRNGGFSKADPERLYLPAIQNDQYGYATVNVETQMKRDNSLLQWTRAQIHIRQQYHAFGRGSYTEVDCPNDAVLTFIREYRGERILCVNNLSDRPQAVSLDLAQYAGVTPRELSGGEMFPPISEHPWVVTLPPHGFFWFDLSEEE
- the brnQ gene encoding branched-chain amino acid transport system II carrier protein; the protein is MSKKKPLLTIAVTALMLFSMFFGAGNLIFPPMLGVEAGTSFTPAIIGFLSTGVLLPILAIVAIAISGNDMRDLASRGGVFFGVVFSVVAYLSIGAFYALPRTGAVSFETAFQPLTGWDTLTASAAFNFCFFGVALLLAWNPTAIVDNLGKVLTPVLLALLLVLVVIALRTFDGVAGAPAEKYADAPLAAGLLEGYLTMDSIASLAFGIIVISTLKHSSFPTGSALVRGTILAGVGAGAILGVIYVALGYIGQIIPDPSRYDNGAGLLADAAHLAMGFPGQLVFGLIVLLACLSTAVGLIAATSEFFTSLLPRVSYKMWAVIFAVMSFAMATMGLDTVLAIAAPIIGFIYPPAITLIFVTLIEPLARRWVTFHWAFRLAIWVSVVWSALITFDGLGWGSSIIDPLISWAPLHDVTLGWVLPTLAAFLVGVGIDAVARRRLHAASTA